The Kribbella jejuensis genome segment CGCCCTGCTGGCGATGGACGCTCCGGCGACGATGGACGCCGTCGAGGTGCGGAGCGAGATGGCTCGGGCGCTGCGGAGTACGCATCTGTACGGGTCTCCGGTGGAGGCGAGCCGGCGGGCGCGGTACACGGCCGGCGGCGGCGTTCCGTCGTACGCCGAGGAGGCCGGCGTGGACCCGGGGCGGGAGACCGAGACGCTCGCGGAGCTGACCGTCGAGGTGGACACGAACCGCTGGGCGGGCGTGCCGATCACGCTCCGTTCGGGGAAGGCACTCGGCGTCGCGCGCAAGGAGATCGTGATCAAGTTCAAGCCGCTGCGGCACCTGCCGTCCGGCCTGCACGGCGGTCGCGACGGCGAGACGCTGCGCATCGGCCTGAACCCCGGCGAACTGTCGCTGTCCGTACCGGCGCTCGGCGTCGACGGCCCGTACACGATGGGCCAGGTCTTCCTCGACGCGACGCTGCCGACCTCCCCGGTCCTCCCGTACGGCGAGGTCCTGAACGGAATCCTCCGTGGCGACCCGTTGCTGTCGGTGCGCGGGGACGTGGCCGAACGCTGCTGGGAGATCGTCGAACCAGCCCTCGACGCGTGGCGCACGGGGGAGGTCCCGCTGGAGGAGTACGAGGCCGGCTCCAACGGACCCAGCCGCTGGCGCGCCGCCTCCTGACACCAGGCATTTACCCTGGGGCGACTGGCAGCCCACTCGCTGGAGAGTAAGCGGCGACAACACGATCACTCTCCAGCAAGAGGTGCACCAGATGAGCTCCGTCCCCTCCCGACGCACCCGCGTCACCCTCGCCGCACTCACCGCGGCCCTGGCAGCCGCGGTAAGCGGAACAGCCGCCACCACCGCGGCCCACGCCGCCCCGGCAACCTCGCCACCCGCCGCGACAACCGCCCCGCCCACCGCCGCGGCCGACGCCGTCCCGGCAACCTGGCGGCCCGACGCGACACCCGCCGCGCGCACCGCCGCAGCACCCGCCCTGCGCACCCTCGCGGCATCCACCCCGCGCACCCTCGCGGCATTCACCCCGCGCACCCTCGCGGCATCCACCCCGCGCACTGCCGTGGTGCGGAACGGGGCCGGCGGGCCGGTGGTTGTCACGGGCAACGGGTTCGTCCGTGGTGTTTCTGCTGACGGGACGTCGGCGTTCCTGGGGATCCCGTACGCTGCCGCGCCGACCGGAAACCTGCGGTGGCGTGCTCCGCAGCCGGTGCCGAGCTGGCGGGGTGTCCGCGACGCGACCAAGTACGGCCCGGGGTGTCCGCAGGCTCCCGGCATCGCGCCGCCAGGGACGTTGAGTGAGGACTGCCTCTACTTGAACGTGTCCACGGCGAACCTGCACGGCATGACCAAGCGGCCTGTGCTGGTGTGGATCCACGGCGGAGGGCTGACCGCGGACAGCGGCTCCAACTACGACGGCACCAAGCTCGCGAAGGCCGGTGCGGTCGTCGTCACGATCAACTACCGCCTGGGAGCGCTCGGCTTTCTCGCGCATCCGGCGCTGGCGTCCCGCGGTGGAGCGGCAGGCAACTACGGGCTGATGGACCAGCAGGCCGCGCTCCGGTGGGTGCAGCGGAACATCGCCCAGTTCGGCGGTGACCCGCACAACGTGACCATCGCCGGTGAGTCTGCTGGTGGCATGTCGGTGCTCGCGCACGTGACGTCGCGCAGTTCGAAGGGTCTGTTCCAGAAGGCGATCGTGGAGAGCGGCGCGTTCGCGCTGCAGCAGGAGTCGCTGGCCAAGGCTGAGGCGAACGGTCAGGAGTTCGCCTCGAAGGTCGGATGCGCGGATCAGACTGCCGCCTGCCTGCGAGAGGTGCCGGTTCAGGCGCTCGTGGACAACGCCGCGACCGCGAGCGTCACCATCCCGGGGGTCGTCGACGGCGCGGTCCTCAAGGAATCCATCGGCACCGCCCTCGCGGCCGGCCGCTTCAACCACGTCCCGATCCTCAACGGCAGCAACCACGACGAGGAAGCCCTCTTCACCCTCGGCGGCCGGGTGGTGAGCCGCGGCTACAACGTCGCGTACACCACCCCGGTGACCGCAGCCAACTACGAGAGCAACATCGCCGCCGCCCTCCGCATCAACCCCACCCAAGCCACAGCCATCGCCGCCGACTACCCCCTCGCCTCCTACCCGTCACCTGACAAGGCATTCGGCACCTTGGTCGGCGACGCCACCTTCGCCTGCACCGCGGCACAGGTCGACAAGTGGACCAACGCCCAGGCCTACGAGTTCAACGACGACACTGCCCCGTTCTTGTTCGCCCCTCCTGGCACCCTCTCGGTGGCCACCCACGGCTCCGAGCTGTGGTACCTGTTCGACCTCCCGAACGCACCGTTCCAGCAGCCCCTCGACGCTGCCCAGACCAACCTCGCCGACACCATGCGCGCCGACTGGGTGAAGTTCGCCGCCACCGGCACCTTCGGCCCGGTCGCCGGGACGGTCTCGTACCAGCTCCCCGCACCGAGCCTCTCGACGGACTTCGCCGAGCGGCACCACTGCGCCACTTTCGCACAGAATCTTGACAAGGTTAAGTAATAGTTCCAATATCCTATCCGATTCGGTATTTCTCTGAGGTTCTCTGGGAAGAGGTCACCGCCATGACCAGATCCGTTCGGAGCAGGGTGTTACGGGCCGCGCTTGCCGCGGTCGTCGTCGCCGGGCTGCTGCCGACAGGTTTGAGTACGTCGTCAGCGGCACCGGCGACAGCCACCACAACAGCCACCACAACAGCCACCACCACGACCACCGCTGCGACGCCGACTGCGACCCCGCTGACGGGTCCGGCCGGGGACAAGGCCGCCAAGCCCTACATGGGCTGGAGCAGCTACAGCATGCAGGTCTACAACCCGAACGGCGGCAGCTGGATCACCGCCGACCAGCTGATCAAGCAGTCCGACGCGATGCACGCGAAGCTGCAGCAGTACGGGTACAACTACCTCAACATCGACGCCGGCTGGAACGACGGCATCGACGCGTACGGGCGCCCGACGCCGAGCAAGAAGCTCTACCCGAACGGTCTGCAGGCGGTGATCGACCACATCCACGCCAACGGC includes the following:
- a CDS encoding carboxylesterase/lipase family protein, coding for MSSVPSRRTRVTLAALTAALAAAVSGTAATTAAHAAPATSPPAATTAPPTAAADAVPATWRPDATPAARTAAAPALRTLAASTPRTLAAFTPRTLAASTPRTAVVRNGAGGPVVVTGNGFVRGVSADGTSAFLGIPYAAAPTGNLRWRAPQPVPSWRGVRDATKYGPGCPQAPGIAPPGTLSEDCLYLNVSTANLHGMTKRPVLVWIHGGGLTADSGSNYDGTKLAKAGAVVVTINYRLGALGFLAHPALASRGGAAGNYGLMDQQAALRWVQRNIAQFGGDPHNVTIAGESAGGMSVLAHVTSRSSKGLFQKAIVESGAFALQQESLAKAEANGQEFASKVGCADQTAACLREVPVQALVDNAATASVTIPGVVDGAVLKESIGTALAAGRFNHVPILNGSNHDEEALFTLGGRVVSRGYNVAYTTPVTAANYESNIAAALRINPTQATAIAADYPLASYPSPDKAFGTLVGDATFACTAAQVDKWTNAQAYEFNDDTAPFLFAPPGTLSVATHGSELWYLFDLPNAPFQQPLDAAQTNLADTMRADWVKFAATGTFGPVAGTVSYQLPAPSLSTDFAERHHCATFAQNLDKVK